Genomic window (Candidatus Nitrosocosmicus franklandus):
ACGACACCGTCTTCTCCGCCTTCTACCCACATTGGATTCATACCTTTCCAGTCAACTAGACCCCTCTGCATTAATCTCTTTACAGCGACGGAATCATGACCAGTTGCGTCGACCACAATTTTACTTTCAAATGCCACCGGATCAACGCATGTTATATTCCTCGGTAATGCTGATACGGGCATCCAATTTACAACAACCCCATTGACCCTTTTATTCTTCAAGACCAAGTCATCGAATTTCGTAAGTTGTAAAAATCTAACTCCTGCATCACATGCGGCCGATATCAATTTCGAGCATGCATCAGGTCCCCACGCCGCATAAAGATTATCATTTATCTTACGATAACGTACACCTAATTCATCCCATACTTCCTGAGCAGGAGCCCTTACTGTCACTGGGTTCATCATATAACCACCTACCCAATAGCCTCCGCCGAGATAGTTGTTCTGTTCGATAATCAAAGTCTTTATCCCACGTTTTGCAATTTCTCTTCCTGCTGATAAACCTGCGGGACCGGCACCTAAAATAATTACGTCTGAATCACTATACTCTTGAATAGTTTCAAAGAACATTGAAGCTATAGAACGTGTAATTTCTTTCTCACTCACGTCAGCAAATATTTTTTTTTCCATAAGTGAATTTCAATATAGCAGTATTAATACATTCTTGATTGATTATAAAACCAAGATAACAGCAAAATGAAAAATTATGATTTTTCAGTCATTCTATTGATGAATTCTCGATAGCAAATTTGGATCTTTTTAGCGGTTGACCTATTATATTCATAATTATGGAGCTTCATTACTTATTGGTATGCAACCCCAAATGGCTGTTTAGGTATCGA
Coding sequences:
- a CDS encoding sulfide-dependent adenosine diphosphate thiazole synthase yields the protein MEKKIFADVSEKEITRSIASMFFETIQEYSDSDVIILGAGPAGLSAGREIAKRGIKTLIIEQNNYLGGGYWVGGYMMNPVTVRAPAQEVWDELGVRYRKINDNLYAAWGPDACSKLISAACDAGVRFLQLTKFDDLVLKNKRVNGVVVNWMPVSALPRNITCVDPVAFESKIVVDATGHDSVAVKRLMQRGLVDWKGMNPMWVEGGEDGVVHSTGEVFPGLIVAGMSVTETYGLPRMGPTFGSMLLSGKKAAEVAITKLKSPSIPQIKSKNRIK